Proteins encoded within one genomic window of Sphingobacteriales bacterium:
- a CDS encoding ABC transporter ATP-binding protein: MKTYWRIIRFIKPYYREVILHIFFVAISIVLLVSSIALIEPVINLIFKDEPVNSIIRSKISNINIFGYITDEIVRRIHEHGGNRQPALLFSLMLIVSINIIGNIFRYLSAYYMANVRTKVIRDLRSTVFEKVSWLQISYFEGERKGDIMTRLTSDVQEIENSIVVSFQTIIREPFTIIAFLSVMLISSIQLTLLVFVLLPLAAILITSIGKSLKRNSLRTQNMLSWIMSVVDEFTSGVRVVKAFRAEHYVINVFKHYNNRYSAFARRQFHRINLIPVISEVFGVITIGIFLWFGGQLVFTGKIEAATIITFVFYFQQIISPSKNLTTAYSNIMKGVASAERLFKLYDSPLLIKNPDHPVPLSSFEKEIRYENVSFAYNTTLVLDQINLCIEKGQSVAIVGESGSGKTTLVELLFRFYDVKSGRITIDGIDIRDMTLQNLRSLMAIVTQEPILFNDTFFNNIAFGLENVKEEDVVAAAKAANAHDFIMEFPEGYQTNVGDRGMLMSGGQRQRISIARAILKNPPILVLDEATSSLDTVSEMLVQEAINKLMKNRTSIIIAHRLSTIRNADLIIVLDKGCIMESGTHSQLLRKKGIYKKLFDAQQLQEE; the protein is encoded by the coding sequence TTGAAGACTTATTGGCGAATAATACGTTTTATCAAACCTTATTACCGTGAGGTGATTCTGCATATATTCTTTGTTGCCATTTCCATCGTCCTGCTTGTGTCTTCCATTGCGCTGATAGAGCCGGTTATTAATCTGATTTTCAAGGATGAACCTGTAAACTCCATTATCCGCTCAAAAATAAGCAATATCAATATTTTTGGCTATATTACCGATGAAATCGTCAGAAGGATTCATGAACATGGAGGTAACCGGCAGCCTGCCCTCCTGTTTTCTTTAATGCTGATTGTATCTATTAATATAATAGGAAACATTTTCAGATACCTGTCTGCCTATTACATGGCCAATGTCAGGACAAAAGTCATACGCGATCTTCGCAGTACCGTTTTTGAAAAGGTCAGTTGGTTGCAGATTTCCTATTTTGAAGGAGAGCGTAAAGGAGACATCATGACACGCCTCACCTCTGACGTTCAGGAAATTGAAAACTCTATCGTGGTTTCTTTTCAGACCATTATCCGCGAACCTTTTACCATTATTGCATTCCTTTCCGTCATGCTCATATCTTCCATACAACTCACTTTACTGGTGTTTGTTCTTTTACCCCTTGCAGCCATTCTGATTACTTCCATTGGCAAGTCGCTGAAAAGGAATTCATTACGTACACAAAACATGTTGTCATGGATCATGAGTGTGGTTGATGAATTTACCTCTGGCGTCCGGGTAGTAAAGGCCTTCAGGGCAGAGCATTATGTTATCAATGTTTTCAAACATTACAACAACCGGTATTCTGCTTTTGCCAGGCGGCAGTTTCACCGGATCAACCTCATACCCGTCATTTCTGAAGTATTTGGCGTTATTACGATTGGTATCTTTCTCTGGTTTGGCGGACAACTGGTATTTACAGGAAAAATTGAAGCCGCCACCATCATAACCTTTGTCTTTTATTTTCAGCAGATTATTTCACCGTCAAAAAACCTGACAACTGCTTACAGCAATATCATGAAAGGCGTTGCCTCGGCAGAACGACTCTTTAAACTCTATGACTCGCCCCTGTTGATAAAAAACCCTGACCATCCCGTTCCCCTCAGTTCTTTTGAAAAAGAAATACGTTACGAAAATGTCAGCTTTGCCTACAATACAACGCTGGTACTGGACCAAATCAATCTTTGCATCGAAAAAGGACAATCGGTGGCTATTGTGGGGGAATCAGGCAGTGGAAAAACCACACTGGTTGAGTTGCTGTTCAGGTTTTATGATGTAAAGTCGGGGCGAATCACCATTGATGGTATCGACATACGCGATATGACCCTTCAGAACCTGCGTTCACTCATGGCAATCGTAACCCAGGAACCTATTTTATTTAATGATACTTTTTTCAACAATATAGCCTTCGGGCTTGAAAATGTGAAGGAAGAAGATGTCGTGGCAGCAGCCAAAGCCGCAAATGCGCACGATTTTATCATGGAATTTCCGGAAGGTTACCAGACCAATGTTGGCGACCGTGGTATGCTGATGTCGGGCGGGCAGCGGCAACGCATCAGCATTGCCAGGGCTATCCTGAAAAATCCACCTATTCTGGTTCTTGATGAAGCCACTTCCTCTCTCGATACCGTATCAGAAATGCTGGTACAGGAAGCCATCAACAAGCTGATGAAAAACCGTACAAGTATCATCATTGCCCATCGTCTCAGCACCATCCGGAACGCTGACCTGATAATTGTCCTCGACAAAGGATGCATTATGGAAAGCGGTACTCATAGCCAGTTGCTCCGAAAAAAAGGCATTTACAAAAAACTCTTTGATGCCCAGCAACTACAGGAGGAGTAA